From the genome of Desulfomonilia bacterium:
CAATACAGATAAAGGCCTTGCCGCCGCACTGGTCAGGGGCGATCACGAGGTGAACGAGGCAAAGCTCAGATGTTCCCTCGGAGTCGATAACATTGAACTGGCCGATGAGGAAATGATCGCCAGGGCAACCGGTGCTCCCAGAGGATTTGCAGGGCCTGTCGGGCTTAAAGTCAGGATAGTGGCGGACATCTCCCTTGACGACGGGCCATATGTAACAGGAGCCAACGAACATGATTACCACCTCAAGAATGTATGGCTCTCTCGCGATGCAAAAATTGAAAAATCGGATGATATCAGGAATGCGCTTCCCGGTGATGCATGCCCGAAATGCAGCGGTATTCTTGAAGCCATCCGGGGAATTGAGGTCGGCCATGTATTCAAGCTGGGAACCAAATATTCAAAGACAATGCATGCCGAATTTCTTGACGAAAAGGGCGATCTCAAACCAATGATCATGGGGTGCTACGGGATAGGCGTAAGCAGGGTTGTAGCCGCCGCAATAGAACAGAACCATGACGGTGACGGCATTATATTCCCTCTTCCGATTGCACCTTTTGCGGTAATAATTCTCCCTTTGGATTTAAGAAATCCCCAGGTTGTGGCAACAGCCGAGGATTTATATTCGGCGCTTACGAAAACAGGGCTCGATGTGCTGATTGACGACAGGGATTTAAGGCCGGGTTTCAAGTTCAAGGATGCCGATCTCATAGGTATTCCATACAGGGTTACAATCGGTTCAAAGGGGCTTGCGGAAGGCCTCATAGAGATAAGGGAAAGGGCGACAGGCAATGTGACCAAAGTAAGTCCCGCCGAGACCCTTGAAACACTGGCTCAAATGTTGAAAGAAAAAGGAATGATTATTGACGGTAAGAATTAACGATATTCTTGACGCTGTCACTGCCAGCGAACCCGATGCCGACCTACGTCTGATTGAAAAGGCCTACGTCTTTTCCGCCCGCGTCCATCAGGGACAGACGAGACTGAGCGGAGAGCCATATCTGAATCATCCCCTTGAAGTTGCATTGCTGACGGCAAGGCTCCATCTGGGGGCGGTGGCAGTCGCTGCCGCTCTCTTGCATGACACGATCGAAGACAGCCTTACAACGGTTGATGACATCAGGAATACCTTTGACGACGAAGTTGCCGTTATTGTCGACGGGCTTACAAAGATAAGCAAGATTCATTTCCATTCTCTCGAGGAGCATCAGGCCGAAAATTTCAGAAAAATGCTCCTGGCCGTAAGCAAGGATTTGAGAATCCTTCTGATAAAGCTGGCTGACAGGCTTCATAATATGAGGACACTTGATCATCACAATCCGCAGGCCCAGCAGCGGATAGCCAAGGAAACCCTTGATATTTATGCCCCGCTCGCCAATCGTCTTGGAATTCACTGGATGCAGATTGAGCTGGAAGAACTGAGCATCAAGTATCTCGACCCGATCGGTTACAACACGGTCAAATCAAAACTCACCGCAGTCGCCAAGGAAAAGGAAAGTTATCTCGGCGACATAATGGGAAGGGTCAAAGCCAAGATCGAAGAACAGGGTCTTAAAGCCGAAGTCACCGGAAGGATAAAACACATCTACAGCGTATATCAGAAACTGAAGAAACAGGGCATACCGTTCGAGGGTGTCTATGACATCCTCGGAATCAGGATTATTGTTGATACCGTTGCCGAGTGCTATGAGGTCCTTGGTATCATTCATTCCCTCTGGAAGCCCATACAGTCCAGGATAAAGGATTTCATCGCGATGCCCAAGACCAATATGTACCAGTCGCTTCATACTACGGTTTTCGGTCCTGTAGGCGAACGGATCGAATTCCAGATAAGAACCCGTGAGATGGACATGATTGCAAACGAGGGCATTGCCGCACACTGGCAGTATAAGGAGAGCACGGGTCTCACGGATCAGGACGGAAAAAAATTTACATGGCTGAGGCGACTGCTTGAATGGCAGAAGGAACTGCACGATCCGAGGGAATTCCTTGAAAGCGTAAAGGTCGACCTCTATCCTGAAGAGGTGTACGTGTTCACACCGAAGGGAGATGTCCACCGGTTTCCATCCGGTTCAACCCCGCTTGAT
Proteins encoded in this window:
- a CDS encoding bifunctional (p)ppGpp synthetase/guanosine-3',5'-bis(diphosphate) 3'-pyrophosphohydrolase → MTVRINDILDAVTASEPDADLRLIEKAYVFSARVHQGQTRLSGEPYLNHPLEVALLTARLHLGAVAVAAALLHDTIEDSLTTVDDIRNTFDDEVAVIVDGLTKISKIHFHSLEEHQAENFRKMLLAVSKDLRILLIKLADRLHNMRTLDHHNPQAQQRIAKETLDIYAPLANRLGIHWMQIELEELSIKYLDPIGYNTVKSKLTAVAKEKESYLGDIMGRVKAKIEEQGLKAEVTGRIKHIYSVYQKLKKQGIPFEGVYDILGIRIIVDTVAECYEVLGIIHSLWKPIQSRIKDFIAMPKTNMYQSLHTTVFGPVGERIEFQIRTREMDMIANEGIAAHWQYKESTGLTDQDGKKFTWLRRLLEWQKELHDPREFLESVKVDLYPEEVYVFTPKGDVHRFPSGSTPLDFAYSIHTELGNQCTGAKVNGQIVPLKYKLKSGDVLEILRSSKQHPSKDWLRIAVTTRAITKIRAWLRTQETEQSIALGREILEKKLKSLHIRKDIDYSDLARDFSYKNEDDFFAAIGFGRLSVIQIIHKIEPDAPKEQLEHPKTRQPKKKKQEGSGIIVRGVEDLLVRYARCCKPIPGDDIVGFITRGRGITVHRRNCPYVIPEDPGRLVPVEWESDANETHEIDFSVICDDRPGMLNSITTILGGQDINISRLKATSLANGSSVCVFRIMIKNLAELETLFTKIKKLSGVEKIERPLS
- a CDS encoding proline--tRNA ligase, with the protein product MKFSGMFLKTMKEDPRDAEVASHRLMLRAGMIKKLASGIYSWLPYGLLALKKVEKIIREEMNAAGAQEVLMPGVQPCEIWQESGRWDIYGKELLRFKDRKNAEFCLGPTHEEVITDMVRSELNSYKDLPVTLYQIQAKFRDEIRPRFGVMRAREFMMKDAYSFDKDDEGAEKSYESQYKAYEKIFERCGLRFKAVEADSGPIGGNFSHEFMVLADTGEDIILSCTQCSYAANVEKAEIKRPEKEQHAEVTGNSPEKVHTPDIRTVEEVCEFLGIEKTSLVKTMIYNTDKGLAAALVRGDHEVNEAKLRCSLGVDNIELADEEMIARATGAPRGFAGPVGLKVRIVADISLDDGPYVTGANEHDYHLKNVWLSRDAKIEKSDDIRNALPGDACPKCSGILEAIRGIEVGHVFKLGTKYSKTMHAEFLDEKGDLKPMIMGCYGIGVSRVVAAAIEQNHDGDGIIFPLPIAPFAVIILPLDLRNPQVVATAEDLYSALTKTGLDVLIDDRDLRPGFKFKDADLIGIPYRVTIGSKGLAEGLIEIRERATGNVTKVSPAETLETLAQMLKEKGMIIDGKN